From Hymenobacter sedentarius, a single genomic window includes:
- a CDS encoding SPASM domain-containing protein, translating into MPFPFADGVNVLSKATPLRIWNATQIVGSYILSKITGKARLAGLPMALSFEPTTSCNLRCPECPSGLRSFTRPTGMLPADLFKKTIDEVASRLWYLIFYFQGEPYLHPQFLDLVKYAADKGIYTATSTNAHYLNDQNARRTVESGLDRLIISLDGTTQEVYQQYRVGGKLEKVLEGTRNIVKWRKELKSSTPRIIFQFLVVRPNEHQIDDAKQLADAMGVDDVWFKTAQIYDHEHGSPLIPTIDYYSRYQNNANGSWSLKNKLVDHCWKMWHSCVITWDGLVVPCCFDKDAEYRQGDLKTETFRQLWRGPKYQQFRGSLLKGRDQIEMCRNCSEGTKVWG; encoded by the coding sequence ATGCCCTTCCCCTTCGCCGACGGCGTTAACGTTCTGTCCAAAGCCACGCCGCTCCGCATCTGGAACGCTACCCAAATCGTGGGCTCTTACATCCTGAGTAAAATCACGGGCAAGGCCCGGCTCGCGGGGCTGCCCATGGCGCTCAGCTTTGAGCCCACCACCAGCTGCAACCTGCGCTGTCCGGAGTGCCCCAGCGGGCTGCGCTCCTTTACGCGGCCCACGGGCATGCTGCCGGCCGATTTGTTTAAGAAGACGATTGACGAAGTGGCCAGCCGGCTGTGGTACCTCATTTTCTACTTTCAAGGCGAGCCGTACTTGCACCCGCAGTTTCTGGACCTGGTGAAGTACGCGGCCGATAAGGGCATCTACACCGCCACCAGCACCAACGCCCACTACCTCAACGACCAGAACGCCCGCCGCACCGTGGAAAGCGGCCTGGACCGCCTCATCATCTCGCTTGATGGCACCACCCAGGAAGTGTACCAGCAGTATCGCGTAGGCGGCAAGCTCGAGAAGGTGCTGGAGGGCACGCGCAACATCGTGAAGTGGCGCAAGGAGCTGAAGTCGAGTACGCCGCGCATCATCTTCCAGTTCCTGGTGGTGCGGCCCAACGAGCACCAGATTGACGACGCCAAGCAGCTAGCCGATGCCATGGGCGTGGACGACGTCTGGTTTAAAACCGCGCAGATTTACGACCACGAGCACGGCTCGCCGCTCATCCCCACCATCGACTACTACTCGCGCTACCAGAACAACGCCAACGGCAGCTGGAGCCTGAAAAACAAGTTGGTGGACCACTGCTGGAAGATGTGGCACTCCTGCGTTATCACCTGGGATGGTTTAGTAGTGCCCTGCTGCTTCGACAAAGACGCGGAATACCGCCAGGGCGACCTCAAGACCGAAACCTTCCGCCAGCTCTGGCGCGGCCCCAAGTACCAGCAGTTTCGCGGCAGCCTGCTCAAAGGCCGTGACCAGATTGAGATGTGCCGCAACTGCTCGGAAGGCACCAAAGTCTGGGGGTGA
- a CDS encoding TlpA disulfide reductase family protein, whose product MMSSFVTCVRCLLGTALLLAPVLSHGQSKPAPAAVPAQKKPAPVASPAPSKAVPAISVVPGKAAPAPAAVQGKPAPAAAAAAVPTKPAVAPAPPVPTGKAILTGRVSGPTTDTVAVSLRENPLDPKEKLIRTAVNEKGEFKLVVPVSGATKADLVYGDDVAPLFLDPGTDMDVRFKGNDMSSTLRFKANDVPTGFTTKLRNRSNLNDEQRHRQQAANANNYLVEADAQFVENDGFQVLPDNIQLYEAPFLSFLEYRRKHEFEFLEDHAAKQSFTQEFYNYAHAEVVYAYANDRLTFQDLREQVVNTEGRLKMAPDYYNFLREPGLLNEPNAAQSELYHEFLLNYVHFAVAQEKHLRTDPDFYPASYALASKKLTGPTRAIILGRILQESFRFGHVKQSAAMLADFQTYDPKNQYYPTLQFDFDRHKDFAIGAPAPDFKLPTANGDTVNLHDFAGKLVYLNFWKTTNGLCLRDLAYAQDLIRRFEGKNITFINIALDENEQAWRQLVTVKKLPGVQVRVPGGGLRSPVAQAYALQEVPTYMLVGEDGTFLNTKPKRLSSRAAIDEINQSFGKASTYTSAIDFPSTKK is encoded by the coding sequence ATGATGTCATCCTTTGTCACCTGTGTGCGCTGCCTGCTGGGCACGGCGCTGCTGCTGGCGCCGGTGCTGAGCCATGGGCAGAGCAAGCCTGCTCCAGCGGCGGTTCCCGCACAGAAGAAGCCGGCGCCGGTTGCCAGCCCGGCGCCGAGCAAGGCCGTTCCCGCGATAAGTGTGGTTCCCGGTAAGGCGGCTCCCGCCCCGGCAGCTGTACAAGGCAAGCCCGCTCCGGCAGCGGCCGCAGCCGCAGTACCAACCAAACCGGCAGTAGCTCCGGCGCCGCCTGTACCAACAGGCAAGGCAATCCTCACGGGCCGCGTGAGCGGACCTACCACCGATACCGTGGCCGTTTCGCTGCGGGAAAACCCGCTCGACCCCAAGGAGAAGCTGATTCGGACGGCCGTAAACGAAAAAGGCGAGTTTAAGCTGGTGGTGCCGGTAAGCGGCGCAACCAAAGCCGACCTGGTGTACGGCGACGACGTGGCGCCGCTGTTTCTAGACCCCGGCACCGACATGGACGTGCGCTTCAAGGGCAATGACATGTCGAGCACGTTGAGATTCAAGGCCAACGATGTGCCTACGGGCTTTACCACCAAGCTCCGCAACCGCTCGAACCTAAACGACGAGCAGCGCCACCGCCAGCAAGCGGCCAATGCAAACAACTACCTAGTGGAAGCGGATGCGCAGTTCGTCGAAAACGATGGTTTTCAGGTGCTCCCGGACAACATCCAGCTCTACGAAGCCCCGTTTCTGTCGTTCCTGGAATACCGCCGCAAGCACGAGTTTGAGTTTTTGGAAGACCACGCGGCCAAGCAGTCGTTTACGCAGGAGTTCTACAACTACGCCCACGCGGAAGTGGTGTACGCCTATGCCAACGACCGACTGACGTTTCAGGACCTGCGCGAGCAGGTGGTGAACACCGAAGGCCGCCTGAAGATGGCCCCCGACTACTACAACTTCCTGCGGGAGCCCGGCCTGCTCAACGAACCCAACGCGGCCCAGAGCGAGCTGTACCACGAATTCCTGCTGAACTACGTGCATTTTGCTGTGGCCCAGGAAAAGCACCTGCGTACCGACCCCGATTTCTACCCGGCGTCTTACGCGCTGGCCAGCAAGAAGCTCACCGGCCCCACGCGGGCCATTATCCTGGGGCGCATTTTGCAAGAGTCCTTCCGGTTTGGGCACGTGAAGCAGTCGGCGGCCATGCTGGCCGACTTCCAGACCTACGACCCCAAGAACCAGTACTACCCCACGCTGCAATTTGACTTTGACCGGCACAAGGACTTTGCGATTGGGGCGCCCGCGCCCGATTTCAAGCTGCCCACGGCCAACGGCGACACGGTAAACCTGCACGATTTTGCCGGCAAGCTGGTGTACCTCAATTTTTGGAAGACCACCAACGGCTTGTGCCTGCGCGACCTGGCTTACGCACAGGACCTGATTCGTCGGTTTGAAGGCAAGAACATCACCTTCATCAACATCGCCCTGGATGAAAACGAGCAAGCCTGGCGCCAGCTCGTGACCGTGAAAAAACTCCCCGGCGTGCAGGTGCGCGTGCCCGGCGGGGGCCTGCGTTCGCCCGTGGCCCAAGCCTACGCACTGCAGGAGGTGCCGACTTACATGCTGGTCGGAGAAGACGGTACGTTCCTCAACACCAAGCCCAAGCGCCTTAGCAGCCGCGCGGCCATCGACGAAATCAACCAGTCGTTTGGCAAAGCCAGCACTTACACCAGCGCCATCGATTTCCCTTCTACGAAAAAATAG